The following coding sequences are from one Acipenser ruthenus chromosome 7, fAciRut3.2 maternal haplotype, whole genome shotgun sequence window:
- the LOC117415940 gene encoding NUAK family SNF1-like kinase 1 gives MDATCMTPRLLSRSGAEFALNRPRMVQKECLASPPLPASSSPRGETAAETRKVPVKKHHHNHNLKHRYDLLETLGKGTYGKVKKGIERFSGRVVAIKLIRKDKIKDEQDMVHIRREIEIMSSLRHPHIISIYEVFENKDKIVIVMEYASKGELYDYISERRSLSERETRHFFRQIVSAVHYCHKNGVVHRDLKLENVLLDENCNIKIADFGLSNLYHKDRLLQTFCGSPLYASPEIVNGRPYRGPEVDSWALGVLLYTLVYGTMPFDGGDHKNLIRQISSGEYREPTQSSDARGLIRWMLMVNPDRRATVEDIANHWWVNWGCSRSVCDCDSLREAGSPLLARFIDWQHRSSGLQPELENKPGKPLTAARQRSVRKSKKENDMARSLDDEDKPGLKRPKGILKTRTPGEQSSHSTGATEAAVSCQELDSSSTLEQDKASGASPPKMAAGKSTTMPKKGILKKTQQQRESGYYSSPEGSESSEQLGGGGESPRTNSAAKRALGRKGILKRNGKYSTTGTLPAMAGAGESSAEGPSSPGLSRSLSRPSSVVSDDSILSNESFDLLDWPAGVGSGAGGGRARIRSCVSADNLLQVGDFGRLQAAPQQHRGKFYRGGRQLEGDSGSFSLLVDMDDMTQVYQQALEITGNLT, from the exons ATGGATGCTACCTGCATGACCCCTCGCCTGCTTTCGCGTTCTGGTGCCGAGTTCGCCCTAAATAGACCGAGGATGGTTCAGAAGGAGTGCCTAGCGTCACCCCCGCTGCCTGCATCCTCGTCTCCCAGGGGAGAGACGGCCGCGGAGACCAGGAAGGTGCCCGTGAAAAAGCACCACCACAACCACAACCTGAAACACCGCTACGATCTGCTGGAGACGCTGGGCAAGGGCACGTACGGGAAAGTGAAGAAAGGGATCGAGAGGTTCTCGGGGAGAGTG GTGGCAATCAAGTTGATCCGGAAGGACAAAATCAAGGATGAGCAGGACATGGTGCACATCAGGAGGGAGATTGAGATCATGTCCTCGCTGCGGCACCCGCACATCATCAGCATCTACGAAG TGTTCGAGAACAAAGACAAGATTGTGATCGTGATGGAGTACGCCAGTAAGGGAGAGCTCTACGATTACATCAGCGAGCGCAGGAGCCTGAGTGAGAGGGAGACGCGCCACTTCTTCAGGCAGATTGTCTCCGCTGTCCACTACTGCCATAAG AATGGAGTGGTTCACAGGGATCTGAAACTGGAAAATGTACTTCTGGATGAAAACTGTAACATTAAG ATCGCAGATTTCGGCCTCTCCAATCTCTACCACAAGGACCGGCTCCTGCAGACGTTCTGCGGCAGCCCCCTCTACGCCTCCCCGGAGATCGTCAATGGCCGGCCCTACCGCGGGCCCGAG GTGGACAGCTGGGCCCTGGGCGTGCTTCTGTACACACTGGTCTACGGCACCATGCCTTTTGACGGCGGCGACCACAAGAACCTCATCCGGCAGATCAGCAGCGGGGAGTACCGTGAGCCCACGCAGTCATCAG ATGCGCGTGGTCTGATCCGATGGATGCTGATGGTGAACCCGGATAGGAGGGCCACGGTGGAGGATATCGCCAACCACTGGTGGGTGAACTGGGGCTGCAGTCGCAGCGTGTGCGACTGCGATTCCCTGCGGGAGGCTGGCTCCCCGCTGCTGGCACGCTTCATCGACTGGCAGCACCGCTCCTCCGGCCTGCAGCCCGAGCTCGAGAACAAGCCGGGCAAACCACTCACGGCCGCCCGCCAGCGCTCTGTGCGCAAGTCCAAGAAGGAGAATGACATGGCTCGCTCTCTGGACGATGAGGACAAGCCGGGCCTGAAGAGACCCAAAGGCATCCTGAAGACCAGGACCCCCGGAGAGCAGAGCTCCCACAGCACCGGAGCCACGGAGGCTGCCGTTTCCTGTCAGGAACTCGACTCCAGCTCGACTCTGGAGCAGGACAAAGCCAGCGGGGCCTCGCCGCCGAAGATGGCGGCTGGGAAATCGACCACCATGCCCAAAAAGGGCATCCTCAAAAAGACCCAGCAGCAGCGGGAGTCGGGGTATTACTCCTCCCCCGAAGGCAGCGAGTCCTCTGAGCAGCTAGGGGGTGGCGGAGAGTCCCCCCGAACTAACTCTGCCGCCAAGAGAGCTCTGGGGAGGAAAGGGATTCTGAAGCGGAACGGGAAATACTCCACCACCGGCACCCTGCCAGCCATGGCTGGAGCGGGAGAGTCCTCTGCTGAAGGCCCTAGCTCTCCCGGGCTGTCCCGGAGCTTGAGTCGCCCCTCCAGCGTGGTGAGCGACGACAGCATCCTGTCCAACGAGTCCTTCGACCTGCTGGACTGGCCTGCCGGCGTGGGCTCTGGAGCAGGGGGGGGGAGGGCCAGGATCAGGAGCTGCGTCTCAGCAGATAACCTGCTCCAGGTGGGGGATTTTGGGCGACTCCAGGCCGCACCGCAGCAGCACAGGGGGAAGTTCTACCGGGGCGGCCGGCAGCTGGAGGGGGACAGCGGCAGCTTCTCCTTGCTGGTGGACATGGACGACATGACTCAGGTCTACCAGCAAGCGCTGGAGATCACTGGCAATCTGACCTAG